CTCCTTTTCGATATAGAGCGAGGACACGTCCGGGAAGGCCGGTCCCTCCGGCACGTCCATGGTGGTCGACGTCATCCCGGCCGGTTCGAGGATCTCTTTCCTGAGGTACTCCGTGAACGACTGGCCGCTCACCCGCGCGACGATGGCGCCGAGGAGCGCGTACGCGTCGTTCGAGTAGCTGAAGAACTCGCCTGGCGGCCCGAGGAGCTCGAACGGGGTGTTGGCGATGCACTCCAGCAACTGCTCGTACGTGTCCACTGGCTCGGCCTCTTCGATCCGCTTCCGGGCCTCAGGCTGGTCGACGTCGGGATCCTCCCGCATGCTGCGTGCAAGCGCCCTCATGAGCGAGGGAAGGGGCGGCAGCCCGGACGTGTGCGTGAGGAAGTGGTGGATCGTCATCTGGCGAGTCAGTTCCGGATCGGGAGTCCGGAATTCCGGCAGGTAGCGCACGACCGGGTCGTAGACCGACAGTTTGCCCGCCTCTTGGAGCTTCATGATGCACATGGCCGTGAACGACTTCGTGATCGAGCCGATCCCGAAGACGGTGTCCGGCGTGATGGGCAGCCGCTCCTCCGCATCGCGGTAGCCAAAGCCGTGATGATACGTCATGCGACCGTCCTCGGCGATGGCGACCGACGCACCTGGCGTGCCGTACGGCTCCAGGAGCTTGCGACCATACTCCTCGTACGCTGGCCAAATCGGCTGACGCTCGCCTGACATGAGACCCCTCCCTGTCCAGGAAGCGCCGGGGAACGGAATTAAGTGTGGTTGCACGCCCGGCGGTTTCGCGTTCCATTCATCGCGATCCCGGGCGGTTCCTGCTTGGACGATTCAATCACGTTTACATTTGGATGTCTCCGGTGGATGTCTCCGGCCCACCGCCATGTTCAGCGCCTCCACCGCGGTGAACCAGGGAATAGAGGAGGCGCGGTGTGCGTAGCGAATGAGGGCAGACCGTGCCGGCGCGCGCCGTCCCCGGCCCGTATCCCGGGCGCACGTCCCATGCGAACCTGGCGCGGCGCGCGACATGAAAGGAGAGTCCGGATGTTGTATTCCTTGGCTTTACTGCTTCACATCGTCGGTGTCGCCCTCATGTTCGCCGCGCTCGGGGTCGACCTCGCCGTCCACAGCCGGATGCGGCGGGCGGCCACGGTGGGCGAGGTGCGAACGCTCTCCCAGGCGGCGGGCTCCGTCGACCGCC
This genomic interval from Clostridia bacterium contains the following:
- a CDS encoding beta-lactamase family protein; protein product: MSGERQPIWPAYEEYGRKLLEPYGTPGASVAIAEDGRMTYHHGFGYRDAEERLPITPDTVFGIGSITKSFTAMCIMKLQEAGKLSVYDPVVRYLPEFRTPDPELTRQMTIHHFLTHTSGLPPLPSLMRALARSMREDPDVDQPEARKRIEEAEPVDTYEQLLECIANTPFELLGPPGEFFSYSNDAYALLGAIVARVSGQSFTEYLRKEILEPAGMTSTTMDVPEGPAFPDVSSLYIEKEKDGKEWIKKSPVWWQAPAMDAAGFLRSSARDMLRYLEIFRTGGRVGDRRILSEESVREMTAPRVQVSPTMYYGYGLMITPDYHGVTLVEHGGNVKGVSAYMSVVPERGWTGVA